One Hyphomicrobium sp. CS1GBMeth3 DNA segment encodes these proteins:
- the cimA gene encoding citramalate synthase — translation MSKERLYLFDTTLRDGAQTTGVDFSLEDKRRVAALLDDLGLDYVEGGYPGANDTDSQFFKAKPAFKRARFTAFGMVKRAGRSVSNDPGLQALLASAADSICMVAKSWDYHVRVALGISNEENLAAIGESIRAVVASGREAMLDCEHFFDGWKGNRDYALAVAKTAYEAGARWVVLCDTNGGTLPHEVERIVADVVQHVPGDRLGIHTHNDTDNAVANTLAAVRQGCRQIQGTLNGLGERCGNANMTSIIPTLLLKSAFADNFETGVTPERLRTLTHASRVLDELLNAAPNRHAPYVGESAFATKAGIHASAILKDPGTYEHVPPEATGNERRLLVSKQAGRSNVMASLENLGLAVDKDDPRVQTLLDEVKSRESSGYAYETAEASFELLARRHLANVPRYFSVDSFRVMVERRHNAMGELVTVSEATVKVFINGGQDPLWSVAEGNGPVNALDRALRKDLGPYQRHIETIELVDYKVRILTGGTEAVTRVLVETFDNATGERWITVGVSPNIIDASFEALLDSINYKLLKDGAEAA, via the coding sequence ATGTCTAAGGAACGCCTCTACCTCTTTGACACCACGCTGCGCGACGGCGCGCAGACGACGGGCGTCGACTTCTCGCTCGAGGACAAGCGCCGCGTCGCGGCCCTGCTCGACGATCTCGGCCTCGACTACGTCGAAGGCGGCTATCCGGGCGCCAACGACACCGACTCGCAGTTTTTCAAGGCGAAGCCCGCTTTCAAACGCGCCCGCTTCACCGCCTTCGGCATGGTGAAACGCGCCGGCCGCTCTGTCTCCAACGATCCTGGCCTGCAGGCCCTCCTCGCGTCCGCCGCCGACAGCATCTGCATGGTCGCCAAGTCCTGGGACTACCACGTGCGCGTCGCCCTCGGCATCTCGAACGAGGAAAACCTCGCCGCGATCGGCGAGAGCATCCGCGCCGTCGTCGCCTCCGGCCGAGAGGCCATGCTCGATTGCGAGCACTTCTTCGACGGCTGGAAGGGCAACCGCGACTACGCGCTCGCCGTGGCCAAGACCGCCTACGAGGCCGGCGCCCGCTGGGTCGTGCTCTGCGACACCAACGGCGGCACGCTGCCCCACGAGGTCGAGCGCATCGTGGCCGACGTCGTGCAGCATGTGCCGGGTGACCGCCTCGGCATTCACACACACAACGATACCGACAACGCCGTCGCCAACACGCTTGCCGCCGTGCGCCAGGGCTGCCGCCAGATCCAGGGCACGCTGAACGGTCTCGGCGAGCGCTGCGGCAACGCCAACATGACGTCGATCATCCCGACGCTGCTCCTGAAATCCGCCTTCGCCGACAACTTCGAGACCGGCGTCACACCCGAGCGCCTGCGCACGCTGACCCACGCCAGCCGCGTCCTCGACGAGCTTCTGAACGCAGCCCCGAACCGCCACGCGCCCTACGTCGGCGAGAGCGCCTTCGCTACCAAGGCCGGCATCCACGCCTCCGCGATCCTGAAGGATCCCGGCACCTACGAGCACGTGCCGCCCGAAGCGACCGGTAACGAGCGCCGCCTCCTGGTCTCGAAGCAGGCCGGCCGCTCGAACGTCATGGCGTCGCTCGAGAACCTGGGCCTCGCCGTCGACAAGGACGATCCGCGCGTGCAGACCCTGCTCGACGAGGTGAAATCGCGCGAATCCTCAGGCTATGCCTACGAGACCGCGGAAGCCTCCTTCGAGCTGCTCGCGCGCCGCCACCTCGCCAACGTGCCGCGCTATTTCTCGGTCGACAGCTTCCGCGTCATGGTCGAGCGCCGCCACAACGCCATGGGCGAACTGGTCACCGTCTCGGAAGCGACCGTCAAAGTGTTCATCAACGGTGGCCAGGATCCGCTGTGGTCGGTCGCCGAGGGCAACGGCCCCGTCAACGCGCTCGATCGCGCGCTACGCAAGGACCTCGGCCCCTACCAGCGCCACATCGAGACCATCGAGCTGGTCGACTACAAGGTGCGTATCCTGACCGGGGGCACCGAGGCCGTTACCCGCGTGCTTGTCGAAACGTTCGACAACGCAACCGGCGAACGATGGATCACCGTCGGCGTTTCCCCCAATATCATCGACGCCAGCTTCGAGGCGCTGCTCGATTCCATCAACTACAAGCTGTTAAAGGACGGCGCCGAGGCGGCCTGA
- a CDS encoding aminotransferase class I/II-fold pyridoxal phosphate-dependent enzyme codes for MSDTLSLASLADGTILSPFSRLRQLLDGTPPGHSRPIDLTLGEPRETMPPFVAAKIAEAEALFAKYPPIRGSDELRQAIAEWIGRRFGFTGQAAIDPAREILPCNGSREGLFYAAFPAVGHKQQQGLAPRPAVLMCNPFYQAYLGGALAAGAEPVFLNATAETGHLPDLDALEADTALLTRTAALYLCSPANPQGAVADPAYIARALALARAHDFMLFFDECYSEIYGGAPPTGALEVAAKTPERFRNLVVFNSLSKRSNLPGLRSGFSAGDADFLDTLFEVRNLIGPQMPGPTQHASAAVWAEEQHVTANRLAYAQKYDIADTVLGTRFGYRRPAGGFFLWLDMEVLKDGEYAALTLWKRFGVKVIPGAYLARNGCDGTNPGARYVRVALVHDAATIREALERFVHVSA; via the coding sequence ATGTCCGACACCCTGAGCCTCGCGTCCCTCGCCGATGGCACAATCCTGTCGCCGTTCTCGCGCCTGCGCCAGTTGCTGGACGGCACGCCGCCGGGCCACTCAAGGCCGATTGACCTGACGCTCGGCGAGCCGCGCGAGACGATGCCGCCGTTCGTCGCCGCCAAGATTGCGGAAGCCGAAGCGCTGTTTGCAAAGTATCCGCCCATCCGCGGCTCCGACGAGCTGCGCCAGGCCATCGCCGAGTGGATAGGCCGCCGCTTCGGCTTCACGGGCCAAGCCGCCATCGATCCAGCGCGCGAGATTTTGCCCTGCAACGGCTCGCGCGAGGGGCTGTTTTACGCCGCCTTTCCGGCCGTCGGCCACAAACAGCAGCAAGGCCTCGCGCCACGTCCTGCAGTCCTGATGTGCAATCCGTTCTACCAGGCCTACCTCGGTGGAGCGCTCGCCGCCGGCGCCGAGCCGGTCTTCCTCAACGCCACTGCAGAGACTGGACACCTCCCGGACCTCGACGCCCTCGAAGCCGACACGGCGCTGCTGACGCGCACCGCCGCGCTCTATCTCTGCTCGCCCGCGAACCCACAGGGCGCCGTCGCCGACCCCGCCTACATCGCCCGCGCGCTGGCCCTCGCCCGCGCCCACGACTTCATGTTGTTCTTCGACGAATGCTACTCCGAGATCTACGGCGGCGCGCCACCCACCGGAGCGCTCGAAGTTGCAGCAAAAACTCCGGAACGGTTCCGCAACCTCGTCGTGTTTAACTCGCTTTCCAAGCGCTCGAACCTGCCGGGCCTGCGTTCGGGCTTTTCGGCGGGCGACGCGGATTTCCTCGATACCCTCTTCGAGGTGCGCAACCTCATCGGCCCGCAGATGCCGGGCCCTACCCAGCACGCATCCGCCGCCGTCTGGGCCGAGGAGCAGCACGTCACCGCCAACCGCCTAGCCTATGCTCAGAAGTATGACATCGCCGATACTGTCCTCGGCACTCGCTTCGGATACCGCCGCCCGGCCGGAGGCTTTTTCTTGTGGTTAGATATGGAGGTTCTTAAAGACGGTGAATACGCTGCGCTAACCTTATGGAAACGTTTCGGAGTCAAGGTCATTCCTGGTGCCTACCTGGCCCGAAACGGATGTGACGGGACCAATCCCGGCGCGCGCTACGTGCGTGTCGCCTTGGTCCACGACGCCGCGACGATCAGAGAGGCTCTCGAACGGTTCGTCCATGTATCTGCGTAA
- a CDS encoding pentapeptide repeat-containing protein, translated as MRGTTASLALILIATGVLATVAAAGDVPSYTAPDAGNTEAQADRQLTTREVIARVFQTAPGARPDLVELNLTRMDLAELDFKRARLDKADLYGAELSRANFSECSLIGVRLNRATITAADFSGADLTDAQILRPTTFTSLEVVTAEAPKFKGAKLVRIRSDGWLDRADFTGADLTGAVFGGGASREETLFTPASLISANFTGATLKQAKFPDAHLKYARFNDADLTDANLRGANLLQADFRGANLAGADFTGANLDEADLRGARGLDQAIGLKHAENVGSARFTVPSP; from the coding sequence ATGCGCGGCACGACGGCTTCTCTGGCCCTGATCCTCATCGCCACCGGTGTCCTAGCGACAGTCGCCGCCGCGGGCGATGTGCCGAGCTACACCGCTCCGGACGCCGGCAACACGGAAGCACAGGCCGACAGGCAGCTCACCACGCGCGAGGTGATCGCGCGCGTGTTCCAGACCGCACCAGGCGCACGCCCCGATCTTGTGGAGCTGAACCTGACGCGCATGGACCTCGCCGAGCTCGACTTCAAGCGCGCGCGCCTCGACAAGGCCGACCTCTACGGCGCCGAGCTTTCGCGCGCCAACTTCTCGGAATGCTCTCTCATCGGCGTGCGCCTCAACCGTGCGACCATCACCGCAGCGGATTTCTCCGGCGCCGACCTCACCGACGCGCAGATCCTACGTCCGACGACATTCACAAGCCTTGAGGTCGTCACAGCAGAAGCGCCAAAATTCAAAGGCGCCAAACTCGTGCGCATCCGCTCCGACGGCTGGCTCGATCGCGCCGATTTCACGGGTGCCGACCTGACAGGCGCCGTGTTCGGCGGCGGCGCCTCGCGCGAGGAGACGCTGTTCACTCCCGCGAGCCTGATCAGTGCCAACTTCACCGGCGCCACGCTGAAGCAAGCGAAGTTCCCGGACGCGCATCTGAAATACGCCCGCTTCAACGATGCGGACCTCACTGACGCCAACCTGCGCGGCGCAAATCTGTTGCAGGCCGATTTCAGGGGCGCGAACCTCGCCGGCGCTGACTTCACCGGCGCCAACCTCGACGAAGCGGACTTGCGCGGCGCCCGCGGCCTCGATCAGGCCATCGGCCTCAAGCACGCCGAGAACGTCGGAAGCGCCCGGTTCACAGTCCCTTCCCCGTAA
- a CDS encoding pentapeptide repeat-containing protein, whose translation MRFANGLATLLLPVPVAIAIAATAAANDLPSYLAPEKKEAAGKRLTARDVVQRVFQAPPDARADLQASDLSKLDLADLDFKAALLTGANLYGTDLTNARLAGASLVGAHLDRATITATDFSHADLTDARIIRPTVFTSLVVIAKEAPNFAGAKLVRFRSDGQLDRANFTGADLTDAVLGRSAVREPAVNAPASLIMTNFTRAILKHTRLAQTSLQYASFVDADLRGADLSQCDLLRADFSGADLTGANLTGANLDGANLRTARGLDKVIGLEKAVNLNLAHRASMP comes from the coding sequence ATGCGCTTCGCAAACGGCCTCGCCACCTTGTTGCTGCCGGTTCCCGTTGCCATAGCCATCGCGGCAACAGCCGCGGCCAACGACCTTCCGAGCTATCTCGCGCCGGAGAAAAAAGAGGCCGCGGGCAAGCGCCTCACCGCGCGCGACGTTGTCCAGCGCGTATTTCAAGCGCCCCCCGATGCGCGCGCCGACTTGCAAGCATCAGACCTCAGCAAGCTCGATCTTGCAGACCTCGACTTCAAGGCCGCCTTACTGACCGGCGCCAACCTCTACGGCACCGACCTCACGAACGCACGCCTCGCCGGCGCCTCGCTGGTGGGCGCGCACCTCGACCGGGCAACGATCACCGCCACCGACTTTTCGCATGCGGATCTGACGGACGCTCGCATCATTCGCCCCACCGTGTTCACATCACTCGTGGTCATAGCGAAAGAGGCCCCGAATTTCGCCGGCGCCAAGCTGGTTCGCTTCCGCTCAGATGGACAGCTTGACCGCGCAAATTTCACAGGCGCCGACCTCACCGACGCAGTCTTAGGCCGCTCCGCTGTGCGCGAGCCAGCCGTAAACGCGCCGGCCAGTCTGATCATGACGAACTTCACCCGCGCCATCCTGAAGCACACGCGCTTGGCGCAGACCTCCCTGCAATACGCCAGCTTCGTAGACGCCGACCTCAGAGGCGCGGATTTGAGTCAGTGCGATCTCCTCAGAGCCGACTTTTCCGGCGCCGACCTCACCGGCGCCAATCTGACCGGCGCCAACCTCGACGGGGCGAACCTCAGAACCGCCCGCGGCCTCGACAAGGTCATCGGCCTCGAGAAGGCTGTGAATCTCAACCTGGCCCACCGCGCCTCCATGCCCTGA
- a CDS encoding DNA translocase FtsK 4TM domain-containing protein has protein sequence MSSVTGPSASGLDRQRLLPAALEARLLGTLGRSSGLALLLVIAAVWTSLVSWTITDPSLTHATDGAVRNALGSPGAIIADLMLQTLGLAAAVALLPLMIWAFALVHSEHVTTLRTKAIYYPFAVLGIAGAVSALPHSASWPISPGYGGILGDVTFNSVSWVLGVVSTDTANLASAVLLAGLGMSALSRALGLKREDVFPHRHYAQAASWSVGAAHHLASRLSRPGSLNAALGTLRTLGQRPLPAWRPHRDTFEPMLPGIFARHPEPTHAPASRPHPAAPVYARRRSVDDGRVLHDLDAIDDEDDVPNTEDSALEISSRAIAERFAPANVRPLPPEPALEPHELPRFLTGARERETTPPPPQPAPPPPAPAQQHPPEPPRRAQTSLLRAVNARRAEASAFKRPLPAMLKKSPPSKTGNEFSQTVLRGTARLLEDVLADFGVKGEVRDIKPGPVVTLYEFEPARGTKATRVIALADDIARLMSATSARVAVIPGRNVMGIELPNSRRDMVGLRALLESQAFTAAEGILPLTLGRSIGGEPIVADLARMPHLLVAGTTGSGKSVGVNAMILSILFRHTPETCRFIMIDPKMLELSVYNDIPHLLTPVVTDPQKAVGALNWVVSEMEERYKRMAKLSVRNIEAFNARVRTAAGRGEKLARTVQTGFDPETGQPLYEREEMDLDPMAYIVVVVDEFADLMITAGKDIETAVQRLAQKARAAGIHLIMATQRPSVDIITGTIKANFPTRISFRVASKIDSRTILNEQGAEQLLGQGDMLMTSGAGQLLRVHGPFVSDDEVEAVATHLRAQGAPRYVTAIEAPPSDLDDGADGPDGADGGESLYDRAVAVVLRDRKASTSYVQRRLSIGYNRAADLIERMEREGLISAPNHAGRREILVGDTPSRSVA, from the coding sequence ATGTCATCCGTCACGGGTCCGTCCGCTTCCGGGCTTGATCGCCAGCGCCTCCTTCCGGCGGCCCTCGAGGCGCGCCTGCTCGGCACGCTCGGCCGCAGCTCTGGCCTAGCGCTTCTCCTCGTCATTGCCGCCGTCTGGACGAGCCTCGTCTCGTGGACGATCACGGACCCGAGCCTAACCCACGCCACCGATGGCGCCGTGCGCAATGCCCTGGGCTCGCCGGGCGCAATCATTGCCGACTTGATGCTTCAGACGCTCGGCCTCGCCGCCGCCGTTGCGCTCCTGCCGCTCATGATCTGGGCCTTCGCGCTCGTTCACTCCGAGCACGTCACAACTCTTCGCACCAAGGCCATCTATTATCCGTTCGCCGTCCTCGGCATCGCTGGCGCCGTGTCCGCCCTGCCGCACAGCGCCTCCTGGCCGATTTCGCCGGGCTACGGCGGCATCCTCGGCGACGTGACCTTCAATTCGGTCTCGTGGGTATTGGGCGTCGTCAGCACCGACACCGCAAACCTAGCCTCCGCCGTTCTGCTCGCAGGCCTCGGCATGTCTGCCCTGAGCCGCGCCCTCGGCCTCAAGCGCGAAGACGTGTTCCCTCACCGCCATTACGCGCAGGCCGCATCCTGGAGCGTGGGCGCAGCCCATCACCTTGCGTCTCGCCTGTCGCGACCGGGAAGCCTCAATGCTGCCTTGGGCACCTTGCGCACGCTGGGGCAACGCCCCCTGCCCGCCTGGCGTCCGCACCGCGACACGTTCGAGCCCATGCTGCCCGGCATCTTCGCGCGCCACCCCGAGCCTACGCACGCGCCCGCATCGCGCCCGCATCCCGCTGCACCGGTCTATGCACGGCGCCGGTCCGTCGACGACGGACGCGTACTCCATGACCTCGACGCCATCGACGACGAAGACGACGTCCCCAATACCGAGGACAGCGCGCTCGAGATCTCGAGCCGCGCCATCGCCGAGCGTTTCGCGCCGGCCAACGTGCGCCCGCTACCGCCCGAGCCTGCGCTCGAGCCGCACGAGCTGCCGCGCTTCCTGACGGGCGCCCGCGAGCGCGAGACCACGCCGCCGCCCCCTCAGCCTGCTCCGCCACCGCCCGCGCCGGCCCAGCAGCACCCGCCCGAGCCCCCGCGTCGCGCGCAGACGAGCCTGCTGCGCGCCGTGAACGCACGCCGCGCCGAGGCATCCGCCTTCAAGCGCCCCCTGCCCGCCATGCTGAAGAAGAGCCCGCCGTCGAAGACAGGCAACGAGTTCTCGCAGACCGTGCTGCGCGGCACCGCGCGCCTGCTCGAGGACGTGCTCGCCGACTTCGGCGTCAAGGGCGAGGTCCGCGACATCAAACCCGGCCCCGTCGTGACGCTTTACGAGTTCGAGCCTGCACGCGGCACCAAGGCGACGCGCGTCATCGCGCTCGCCGACGACATCGCGCGCCTCATGAGCGCCACCAGCGCCCGCGTCGCCGTCATTCCCGGCCGCAACGTCATGGGCATCGAGCTGCCGAACAGCCGCCGCGACATGGTCGGACTGCGCGCGTTGCTCGAGAGCCAGGCCTTCACCGCCGCCGAGGGCATCCTGCCTCTGACGCTCGGCCGCTCGATCGGGGGCGAGCCGATCGTGGCAGACCTTGCGCGCATGCCGCATCTTCTGGTCGCCGGCACCACCGGCTCCGGCAAGTCGGTCGGCGTCAACGCCATGATCCTGTCGATCCTGTTCCGTCACACGCCCGAGACGTGCCGCTTCATCATGATCGACCCCAAGATGCTGGAGCTGTCGGTCTATAACGACATTCCGCACCTGCTGACGCCCGTCGTCACCGACCCGCAGAAGGCCGTTGGCGCCTTGAACTGGGTCGTCTCCGAGATGGAGGAGCGTTACAAGCGCATGGCGAAGCTCTCGGTGCGCAACATCGAAGCTTTCAACGCGCGCGTCCGTACCGCAGCAGGGCGCGGCGAGAAGCTCGCCCGCACTGTGCAGACGGGCTTCGATCCCGAGACCGGCCAGCCGCTCTATGAGCGCGAGGAGATGGACCTCGACCCTATGGCCTACATCGTCGTGGTCGTGGACGAGTTCGCCGACCTCATGATCACCGCCGGCAAGGACATCGAGACCGCCGTGCAGCGCTTGGCACAGAAGGCGCGCGCAGCAGGCATCCACTTGATCATGGCCACGCAGCGCCCATCCGTCGACATCATTACCGGCACCATCAAGGCCAACTTCCCGACGCGCATCAGCTTCCGCGTCGCCTCCAAGATCGACAGCCGCACCATCCTCAACGAGCAGGGTGCCGAGCAGCTTCTGGGTCAGGGCGACATGCTGATGACCTCGGGTGCCGGACAGCTCCTGCGCGTGCACGGACCGTTCGTCTCCGACGACGAGGTCGAGGCCGTAGCAACGCACCTACGCGCACAAGGCGCGCCACGCTACGTCACCGCCATTGAGGCGCCGCCCTCCGACCTTGACGACGGCGCCGACGGCCCGGATGGCGCCGACGGCGGCGAGAGCCTCTACGATCGCGCCGTCGCCGTCGTGCTGCGCGATCGCAAGGCCTCGACCAGCTACGTGCAGCGCCGCCTTTCCATCGGCTACAACCGCGCCGCCGATCTCATCGAGCGCATGGAGCGTGAAGGCCTGATCAGCGCGCCGAACCACGCCGGCCGCCGCGAGATCCTGGTCGGCGACACGCCGAGCCGCTCCGTCGCCTGA